In the genome of Humidesulfovibrio mexicanus, one region contains:
- a CDS encoding histidine kinase, whose amino-acid sequence MPCPVPPRPLRQELLSIMGEAPAPVRRAMCDLLHSVKAGLEAAGKRPVFVDGRAKVYDWRSLLPMLTDVRAALDKPVAARLRRRGKAKQALSHMEQQFAVMRRSHEDLSLTLQIIYALINVGGEFQTPEEVMEQSAEVLTELLEADLFVCRLRDASGEWINVAANTAHGTSTPILVHALEESIPGHPVMQAVAGKKWSYVLSNNLMSSERGGESYDCVAYQEGYRSRLAFILRGHDTRPFGLIMLYSRSVDFFSHYDHSFLSDCSRIVSLTVGSRLEVGRDALAKAAGGMAHVGNNALSVIKNCLELVKEDMEAVLHSATAQALRQIGIGFDMGREIELIGCALSGAERLRGAIANLLDAVDHPRIMHYIRGEEVLDLDPNTCPGPKD is encoded by the coding sequence ATGCCGTGTCCTGTTCCCCCGCGTCCCCTGCGCCAGGAACTCCTGTCCATCATGGGCGAAGCCCCGGCCCCGGTGCGCCGCGCCATGTGCGACCTCCTGCACTCGGTGAAGGCGGGGCTGGAGGCCGCTGGCAAGCGCCCGGTCTTTGTGGATGGCCGGGCCAAGGTCTATGACTGGCGTTCGCTTCTGCCCATGCTGACGGATGTCCGCGCCGCGCTGGACAAGCCCGTGGCCGCGCGCCTGCGCCGCCGGGGCAAGGCCAAGCAGGCGCTCAGCCACATGGAGCAGCAGTTTGCGGTCATGCGCCGCTCCCACGAGGATCTTTCCCTCACCCTGCAGATCATTTACGCGCTCATCAACGTGGGCGGCGAATTCCAGACGCCCGAGGAGGTGATGGAGCAGAGCGCCGAGGTGCTGACGGAGCTTCTGGAGGCGGACCTCTTCGTCTGCCGCCTGCGCGACGCCAGCGGCGAGTGGATCAACGTGGCCGCCAACACCGCCCATGGCACCAGCACGCCCATTCTGGTGCACGCCCTGGAGGAGAGCATCCCCGGCCATCCCGTCATGCAGGCCGTGGCCGGCAAGAAATGGAGCTACGTGCTCTCGAACAACCTCATGAGTTCCGAGCGCGGCGGCGAGTCGTATGACTGCGTGGCCTATCAGGAGGGCTACCGCTCACGTCTGGCCTTCATCCTGCGCGGGCACGACACCCGGCCTTTCGGCCTCATCATGCTCTATTCGCGCTCGGTGGATTTCTTCAGCCACTACGACCACAGCTTCCTGTCCGACTGCTCGCGCATCGTGTCCCTTACCGTGGGCTCGCGTCTGGAGGTCGGCCGCGATGCACTGGCCAAGGCGGCCGGCGGCATGGCGCATGTTGGCAACAACGCCCTCTCCGTCATCAAGAATTGCCTGGAGCTGGTGAAGGAGGACATGGAGGCCGTGCTGCACTCCGCCACGGCCCAGGCCCTGCGGCAGATCGGCATCGGCTTCGACATGGGCCGCGAGATCGAACTCATCGGCTGCGCCCTGAGCGGCGCGGAACGCCTGCGCGGGGCCATCGCCAACCTGCT